The sequence tgataaatacaatttctaactatctgtAATATTCGGGCTTGCtgacttgttgcatttagtaatgattttgacaataaatggtcagtgtggtgcaaaggattaatggtgagggtggtgtgtggtttgcatcaattttaaataactttagcaaccaggcaatatttttaaatttctcttaGATCggaagtaatgattcttttttgtttagttaatttttaagagtatattaatcatgttcacggtttttaaaatgtaaacacggatAGCATGCATCAGGGAAATTATTGGTTTCCTTACATAGTGTAACATGggaagataccatagagtttatgtgtcaataccaatagaccaaatgttagtcttttggacttgagtCGTCATCagttactaaacattattagagtgggatgagtggaatttctagattgattatatggCGGTTACGtcgatttcattaaaaaaggaGAATCGTAAAGGCTCCATTTTCCATtgtcaacatcaaatataaagaaatcctataaaccaatgttttgacacccgacccggacactgaatcagacgatttaccgggtctcTGAATCATTGGATCAACCGTGGGTGAACCGCGGTTTAGTAAATgcattagttttattataagataatatattagctatgaaaataaatatataaaaactaaagttaatattttaaatgttttcaaacataaagtaatagtatggatatgtatctattttatgttttaatttttttgaaaataattaactttagtttccatttttgtatttttatttgacatataaaatattaagaaatagtttaaaagtatttttttaaaaatgtaacataagagttatgaaatctaaagaaaatcaagacaaaaaattcataacaaattaaatttcaatctaaaattaaaacatcattgtaataaattgtcaataacaaaaataaactaacaataaaaataaactaacacctagtaacaattaataccaaaacacattaaataaagttgagaaaaaaaatttaattattaaaaggagaatgcCACATGGTATTTTTTCTCCCAAGgagaaaaaaactcaactttattagttaacaataacaaaaataaactaacaacaaaaataaactaacacctagtaacaattaataccaaaacatattaaataaaattgaaaaaaaaaatttaattattaaaaggagaatgcCACATGTCATTTTTTCCCCCaaggagaaaaaaaactcaactttattagttaAGATTGCTGCTCGTATCATTTCCGAAAAAGCTTCTGAATTGAACTGTCTTTTTAGACTGTTGGCAAGTCTTTTAATGTCCTATACAGAGATTTGCTTTAGAAAAGTATTAATTTGGATTGACAGATTCCATAATACAACCCTTTTACAAGTCGTTGTTGCATTAATGAATAGGACAGTTATTAATTAtagaattattaaaataaatttaaaattttgaagaaattgaaaaaaagaCGGGTTAATGGTGTGTGTACAATGAATCCTCCAGCAAAATTAGACAACGCACACAAACAAAACACACCACACCACACTCCTTTCTCTTCCCATCCTTTGTCTTCCTCCACAGTCCatattcttctctctttcttcccCCAAGAAGTAACACAATTTCCCAGATTCAAAgccttttccttttttaaagtCTTTCAAAAGGAACTAAAGAATCTCAGCAACCATCTCTTCTTattcttcaatttctttttcAGTTTCTTCAATACGGAGATAAATAACTCTAATAAACTTCAGAaaagaaagcaaaagaaaacacacacaaaaattaaTCTTgactttctctctttttttttgtattatccCATTCACTCACTTTAAAGTTTCTTCAGAGATTCAAAACAATATCTTCGAGAAACCACTTCAAGTTTCTTCTACTCGTTCAACCTCATGACCCACTTCTCATAAAAAGCACCAACCAATtccaaattttcaaatattttttgtcttcAGACAAGATTCGAGACAATCTTGTGTTCTGCTGATTTGTTGTAttacaatacaaaaaaaaatatggatcGGAAAAGAGGGTGCAAGATCAGGAAGAGAGGTggttcttcctcctcttcctcttcactaGCTCGTCAAAACCGCTTCAAACGCGCAATTTTCGCCGGCAAAAGAGCCGCACAAGACAACGGCGGCTCAGGAACTCCCGTTAAGTCCATCTCCGCCGCTAAAACTCCCGTACTCTTGTCCTTATCGCCGGAGAAACATCATGTAGATCAATTTGAGAAACTCCCCGTCTCGGCAAGAAAGCTGGCGGCAACTCTGTGGGAGATCAGCGACGGCGGCACAGATCCTGCCCTAAACTCCGAGAGAGATAACTTGAGAAGCAAGAAACCGTCGAGAAACCGAAGGAAGAAACCGACAGAGATCTCTTCCCATGATTTTCCACCAAACTCATCCGATCCCATTTCCCGTTTTGGACCAGAGGTTAGGGTTTGCTTCCGTTTCAAgttaactctgtttttttttctttattcttttcttgAACACCAAGTCTTGAATAATCAAAATTTGACAGAGAATCATTCTCCATGAAAGAGAAACTGTTCCTCAAAGACAACAACTAATCGAATACAAAACCACCGGCACAAACTCGGtacgcttttttttttctttcttacaaAACATATCTTTCTTGCGTaagaagataaatatgatttgttaaaccctaaacctaacaggtgaAAACTCGTTTCAAGAACGTCACCGACGGCTTAAAAACGTCTAAAGAGCTCGTGAAGGTCTTAAAACGAATCGGTAAGCTCGGAGACGATCACCAGACAGCAAGCAACCGTTTAATCTCTGCTCTGGTGTGCGAACTGGACAGAGCAAGATCTTCTCTAAAGCATCTGGTGAGTGAGTTCGacgcggaggaggaggagaatagAAGGTTAATAGAGAAGCTTCGAGAAGAGGCGGTGGTCGAGAGAAAGCTGAGGCAGAGAACGGAGAAGATGAACATAAAGTTAGGGAGAGAGCTAGCGGAAGCTAAGGAAAGAGAGAGGAAGACGAAGGaggagatggagagagagaggagagcgAGAGATGTTCTCGAGGAGGTGTGCGATGAGCTGGCGAGAGGAATCGGAGAAGATAAGAAAGATATGGAGAAAGAGAGGGAGATGATGCGTGTAGCTGATGTTTTGAGGGAAGAGAGGGTTCAGATGAAGCTTACGGAGGCGAAGTTTGAGTTCGAGGAGAAACACGCCGCCGTGGAGAGGCTGAAGAAGGAGCTCCGGAGGGTTCTTGAGGGAAAAGGGTCGTCGGAGATTGGTCGGGTTCTAGAGATAATAGATGGCTCtgatgaggatgaggaggaggaggaggaggagagtgaTCTTAAGTCTATTGAGCTGAACATGGAGAGTGGAAGTAAGTGGGGTTATGTTGAAAGCCAATCTAGATTTGTTGGCTCCggcgaagatgatgatgatcctgTGGAGAAGAGATCAGTGGTTGTTGATAATGGGGAGAGAGATGAATCTTTGAAGACTCTAAAAGAGTACATTGTTTCTAATATGAGATTCATTGGTTC is a genomic window of Raphanus sativus cultivar WK10039 unplaced genomic scaffold, ASM80110v3 Scaffold1771, whole genome shotgun sequence containing:
- the LOC108845812 gene encoding uncharacterized protein At5g41620, with product MDRKRGCKIRKRGGSSSSSSSLARQNRFKRAIFAGKRAAQDNGGSGTPVKSISAAKTPVLLSLSPEKHHVDQFEKLPVSARKLAATLWEISDGGTDPALNSERDNLRSKKPSRNRRKKPTEISSHDFPPNSSDPISRFGPERIILHERETVPQRQQLIEYKTTGTNSVKTRFKNVTDGLKTSKELVKVLKRIGKLGDDHQTASNRLISALVCELDRARSSLKHLVSEFDAEEEENRRLIEKLREEAVVERKLRQRTEKMNIKLGRELAEAKERERKTKEEMERERRARDVLEEVCDELARGIGEDKKDMEKEREMMRVADVLREERVQMKLTEAKFEFEEKHAAVERLKKELRRVLEGKGSSEIGRVLEIIDGSDEDEEEEEEESDLKSIELNMESGSKWGYVESQSRFVGSGEDDDDPVEKRSVVVDNGERDESLKTLKEYIVSNMRFIGSSSSEQWNHRHLPSVEFV